In Pyxicephalus adspersus chromosome 12, UCB_Pads_2.0, whole genome shotgun sequence, a genomic segment contains:
- the IFT43 gene encoding intraflagellar transport protein 43 homolog, whose translation MEDVLELGESRRTGGARMGRRARAAQDIQDDGDTSRSSSTREGPPKPLRQGGWADDSSGTSKLGKRGAEDMEDSRLRQQSLDESDEGGDIPVIPDLEEVQEEDLALQVAAPPSVQVNRVMTYRDLDNDLMRHSAFQTLDGDIDLKLLTKVLSPEGEVREDDVRWDWDLLYTEVSSELLTEWDLGRTEEDNLVC comes from the exons ATGGAGGATGTGCTGGAGCTGGGGGAGAGCCGGAGAACCGGG GGCGCCAGGATGGGACGTCGTGCTCGAGCTGCTCAAGACATCCAGGATGATGGGGACACTTCCCGGAGCTCATCCACAAGAGAG ggtCCCCCAAAACCCCTGCGACAAGGAGGGTGGGCAGATGACTCCTCGGGGACCTCCAA GCTGGGAAAGCGAGGTGCAGAGGACATGGAAGA CAGCCGCTTGAGACAACAAAGTCTGGATGAGTCGGATGAGGGTGGAG ATATCCCAGTGATTCCGGATCTGGAGGAGGTGCAGGAAGAGGATTTAGCTCTGCAGGTTGCTGCACCCCCTAG TGTCCAAGTAAATCGAGTGATGACCTATAGAGACCTGGATAATGACCTTATGAGACACTCGGCTTTCCAGACCCTG gATGGAGACATTGATCTGAAACTGCTCACCAAAGTCTTGTCACCAGAAGGGGAAGTCAGAGAG GACGACGTGCGCTGGGACTGGGATTTGCTTTACACAGAAGTGAGCTCGGAGCTCCTAACAGAGTGGGATTTGGGGAGGACAGAGGAAGACAATCTGGTCTGCTGA
- the ESRRB gene encoding steroid hormone receptor ERR2 — translation MTSNDRPLTSGCFLKQETSSPCPMVASLTHHSPCASSDSSASFGLSLSSLDSPPGCGGRRQYEGSGKMGTSTKSEFPLTVGPKRLCLVCGDVASGYHYGVASCEACKAFFKRTIQGNIEYSCPASKQCEITKRRRKSCQSCRFAKCLKVGMLREGVRLDRVRGGRQKYKRRQDPEDIDFPRPIIPPGHKKPYTRMRMVSHLLLAEPEKIFAMADSTIPDTEITVLSTLCDLTDRQLVMTIGWAKHIPGFSSLSLADQMCLLQGAWMEILLLGVVFRSLPHQDQLIYADDFIMDDRRARVSGLHHLYSCTMQLVHRYRQLRMDKEEYVTLKAIVLTNSDSAHIEDRQSVQDLQDLLQEALQEYEMSRQCEESRRVAQLLLTLPLLRQTASMLVHHFHTVREQGTVPMHKLFLEMLEAKV, via the exons ATGACCTCCAATGATCGTCCTCTGACCTCCGGCTGCTTTCTTAAGCAAGAGACCTCCAGCCCGTGCCCCATGGTGGCCTCACTGACCCACCACAGTCCCTGCGCCTCTTCTGACTCCAGCGCCAGCTTTGGCCTCTCATTGAGCAGTTTAGATTCCCCTCCAGGGTGTGGAGGCCGCAGACAATATGAAGGCTCCGGAAAGATGGGGACCTCTACCAAAAGTGAATTCCCACTGACTGTGGGCCCCAAGCGCCTGTGCCTGGTGTGTGGTGACGTGGCCTCCGGTTATCATTATGGTGTGGCATCGTGTGAAGCCTGCAAAGCTTTTTTCAAACGTACCATCCAAG GAAACATCGAGTACAGCTGTCCGGCCTCCAAGCAGTGTGAAATCACCAAGCGGAGGAGGAAATCCTGCCAGTCCTGCCGATTTGCTAAATGTCTGAAGGTCGGGATGCTAAGAGAAG GGGTCAGACTTGACCGTGTACGAGGAGGGCGGCAAAAATACAAGAGGCGCCAGGACCCTGAGGACATCGACTTTCCCAGACCAATAATACCCCCAGGTCATAAGAAACCAT ACACAAGGATGAGGATGGTTTCCCACCTTCTACTAGCTGAGCCGGAGAAGATATTTGCCATGGCAGATTCCACCATTCCCGACACCGAAATCACTGTGCTGAGCACACTGTGTGACCTCACTGACCGCCAGCTCGTCATGACCATTGGATGGGCCAAACACATTCCAG GATTCTCCTCCCTTTCCCTGGCCGACCAAATGTGCCTCCTACAAGGAGCCTGGATGGAGATTCTCCTGCTGGGAGTTGTATTCCGCTCTCTGCCGCACCAAGATCAGCTGATCTATGCCGATGACTTTATTATGGACGACAGAAGAGCGCGAGTGAGCGGTCTGCACCACCTCTACAGCTGCACCATGCAACTGGTCCATCGCTACAGGCAACTGCGCATGGACAAGGAGGAGTATGTCACCCTCAAGGCAATAGTGCTCACCAACTCAG ACTCAGCACACATTGAGGACCGGCAAAGTGTTCAGGATTTGCAGGATCTCCTCCAGGAGGCGCTACAGGAATATGAGATGAGTCGTCAGTGCGAGGAGTCGCGTAGAGTCGCTCAGCTTCTGCTCACCCTCCCGCTACTGCGCCAGACTGCCAGCATGCTGGTTCACCACTTCCACACCGTGCGGGAGCAGGGCACAGTGCCAATGCACAAACTCTTCCTGGAAATGCTGGAGGCCAAAGTCTGA